The genomic segment TCGAGTGCCAAGTCGTCGGTCTGACCTTGGCGGCCGGCCGAATACATGACCGTGTCGGCCACGATCTTTTTGCCGCTCTTGAGAATGCACAGCGCGGCCGTCTGGTGTCGTTCCACCGCGGCCACTTCCTCGCCGAAACGGAACGTGACGCTCAGGTCGCGCAGGTGGTATTTCAGCGATTCGATGATTTCGTCGTCGCAGAAGTCGAGCATCTGCTCCCGCCGCTCGACCACGGTGACCTTGGTGCCGAGCGCGGCGAACATCGACGCGTACTCCATGCCGATCACCCCGGCGCCGACCACGACCATGCTGCGCGGCACGGACTGCAGGTTGATCACGCCGTCGGAGTCGACGATCGTACGGTCGTCGAAGTCGACGCTGTCGGGCCGGGCGGGCCTCGTACCGGCCGCGATGATGATTTTTTCGGCGCTGACCTTGGTCTCCCGGCCGCTGCCGCCGTCGATCCAGATCGAGTTGGCGTCGGCGAACCGGCCCGTCCCGGTGATCATGGTGACTTTGTTCCGGGCGAGCTGGTTGCGGATCACGTCGGTCTGACGGCTGATCACATGCTGGGTCCGGGCCGCGAGGTCACTCACGGTGATCTCGTCCTTGACCCGGTAACTACTGCCGTACAGGTCACGCTGGCTCAGGCCGGTCAGATAGAGGACGGCCTCACGCAGCGTCTTGGACGGCACGGTGCCCGTGTTGATGCACACGCCGCCGATCATGTCTCGCCGGTCGACGATGCCGACCCGGCGTCCGAGTTTCGAGGCAGCGATGGCGGCCTTCTGACCGCTGGGCCCGGAGCCCAGCACCAACAGGTCGTAGTCATACACAATGCTTAGCGTCGCAGTGCCGGGCCGTCCGGTCCACCGAGTCCGATTCTTTTCCTGGTCTATTTACCTCCGGCCGGACAGGACCCTTTCCCCGTACGGCGGGAGCCGGCACGGTGGCGACCGGCGCGAACGCGGGCGGTCAGGGTTCACACTGGCCTCGTGAACCCCGAACCCGACCTGCACGCCCTGATCCGTCAAGGCGCGGCGCTGACCGGCGCGGGTGATCACGGCGGCGCCCTCGCCTGCTACACCCGGGTGCTGGCCCGCGCGGGTTCGGCCCGGCAGGCCCGCGAGGTGGCCACGGCCCACATGCTCTGGGTGGAGGCGGCCCGCTTCGCCGGTGTCCCGCTGCGGTCACTGTTCCCGGTGCTCGACGCGGCCGACCGCTACCTGCAGTCGATCGGCCGCCCCGACTGGCGCAGCGGCCTGCTCATCCAGCGCGCGGCCACCCACCGTGAGCTGGCCGAGTGGGACGAGGCGATCACGACCGCGGAGGAGGCGCTGGCCGCGCACACACCGGGCGCCCCCGGTACGACAGCGGGGACCCTGCGCTACCGGCTGGGCGACATCCTGCTCGGCGCCGGCCGGCACTACGACGCCGTCCCACATTTCCGCGCGGTCCTCGGCACCCCCGAGCCGGGCCGCTACAAGGCCCACGTCGGCCTGGCCAACTGCGCACTCAAGCGACACCACCCGCCCACCGCCGTCCGGCACGCCACCGCCGCCGTACGGGAAGCCGAAAGCCTGGGCGCCGAAGCCCTCCGCCTGCCGTTGCACGCCCTGGTCGAGGCCCACCGCGCCGCACGGAACCACGAGGCCGCGAGCATCACCGCCACGAGGTATCTGGAACTCGCCGGACGTCTGGGTTCCCCGTACGCGTGCTTCTTCGCCCTCCGCAGCGCCACCGACGCAGCCCTCGACCGCCGCGATTTGCCCACCGCCCGCACCCTGCTGACCGACCTCGAACAGCAGGCCACAGTCCTCGACGACGCCAATGGCCACACCCGCCGCTCAGCCGAGGCCGCCAAGCGCCGCCACCGCCTGAACTCCTGCACACCACACTCCGACGGCACTTGATCACAATCAGAGCCGCCGAACGCAGTTCTTCACTGCCAGGGATCGATGACCGAGATCCCGGTATCGACGAAGTCCTTGACGTTGCGGGTGGCGAGGGTCGCGACCTGCCATCGGCAGATGGCGGCGATCTGGCCGTCGAATCCGCTGATCGGGTTGCCGTCTTCTTCGCGACCGGCGACCACGTCGGCGTAGGCCGTGGCCGCGGCGAGGCCGAAGGGCAGGACCTGGCGGGGGAAGGCGGCGAAGATTTCGTCGGCCGCTTGGTGCAGATCGTGTTTACGACGCCCTTCCGGCAGTCGCGCGATGCCGTATCGGATCCGAGCAGGTCAAGCGGCCGACGTCGTCAGGGGTACGGCTTCGAGGGCGTCCCGGCGGGTGGCGTCGGCGCTTTCGTCGTCGGGTTGTTCCTGGGCGGCCCGTTCGGCGGCCACCCGGGACTCGTAGGCGGCCAGCTCCCGGGCTGTTTCCGCCCCGGCCCAGCCCAGCGCCGAAGCCAGCAGCGGAGCCGCCGCCCGGGCCGCCGTGATGCCGCGGTCCGGGGTTTCGATCGAGATGCGGGTGCGGCGGGTCAGGACGTCTTCGAGGTGGCGGGCGCCTTCGTGGGTTGCTGCGTAGAGCAGTTCCGCCATGAGGTAGTCGGGGGCGCCCGGGACCGGGGTGGCCAGGGCGGGATCCGACGCGATCGACGCCAGCAGTTCGTCGACCAGGGTGCCGTAGCGGCGCAGCAAGTGTTCCAGCTGGGCGACTTGCAGGCCGGCCTGGCGGGCCAGGGTGGCGCGGCGGTTCCAGGCCGCTTTGTAGCCGACGGCGCCGAGCAGTGGCACCTGGTCGGTGCACGACGGGGGCACCGGGGTCTGCAGCTGGTGGGCGGCCGCGTCCACGGCGTCCTTGGCCATCACGCGGTACGTCGTGTATTTGCCGCCGGCCACCACGACCAGGCCGGGCACGGGGGTGCCGACGGCGTGTTCGCGGGACAGTTTGGCCGTGGTGGCGGCCTCGGCCGAGAGCAGGGGGCGCAGGCCGGCGTACACGCCTTGCACGTCGTCCCGGGTCAGCGGGGTGGCCAGCGCCTTGTTGACTTCGGTCAGCAGGTAGTCGACGTCGCGGCCGGAGGCGGACGGGTGGGCTTTGTCGAGGGTCCACGCGGTGTCGGTGGTGCCGATGATCCAGTGCCGGTCCCACGGGATGACGAACAGGACACTGGTCGCGGTGCGGAGGATCATGCCGGTGCCGCCGGAGATGCGGTCGCGCGGCACGACCAGGTGGATGCCTTTGCTGGCCGTGACGCCGAACTGAGGTGCGAGGCCGGCCAGCAGGGCCTGGCTGTCGCCGGTCCAGACGCCGGTCGCGTTGATCACGACTTTGGCCCGGATCTCGAGGTCGCGGCCGGTTTCGAGGTCGCGGGCCCGGACGCCGACGACCCGGTCGTCCGCGCGCAGGAAGCCGGTCACCTCGGTGCGTGCGGCGACCTTGGCCCCGTACGCGGTAGCGGTGCGCACCAGGAACATGGTGTGGCGGGCGTCGTCGACCTGCGCGTCGTAGTAGCGGATGGCGCCGACCAGCGAGTCGGGGCGCAGCGACGGGAACGCCTTCATCGCCTCGGTCTTGGTGAGGTGGCGGTGCCGTGGCAGGCCCGCCCCCCAGCCACTGAGCGCGAGCACGTCGTACAGGGCGACCCCGGCCCCGGCGTACAGGCGCTCCCAGGCCCGATGCCGCAGCGGGTAGAGGAAAGGCACCGGCCGTACGAGGTGGGGTGCGAGCCGCTGCAGGAGCAGCCCACGTTCGCGCAGCGCCTCGCGGACCAGCGAGAAGTCGAGCATCTCGAGGTAGCGCAGCCCGCCGTGGATGAGTTTGCTGGAGCGGCTGGAGGTGCCGCTGGCGAAGTCGCGGGCTTCGATGAGCCCGACGTTGAGGCCGCGGGTGGCCGCGTCGAGGGCCGAGCCCGCGCCCACCACGCCGGCCCCGACGACCAGCACGTCCAGTTCGTCGCCGGTCGACATGGCGGTCAGCGCGTCGGCCCGCGTCTGTGGCGAGATCAGTCCGGTTTGCATGAGGGTCCCCATCTCACATGGTCCAGTCGAGGGTTCGGTCGACGGCGGCTCGCCATCGGGTGACGCCTTCCGAGCGTCGTTCCGCGGTCCAGGTCGGCTGCCAGCGCCGGTCTTCCCGCCAGTTGGCGCGCAGATCGCCGACGGACTCCCAGAAACCGACGGCCAGACCCGCGGCGTACGCGGCCCCGAGCGCGGTGGTCTCGGCGACGGCGGGCCGGCTGACCGGCACGCCCAGGATGTCCGCCTGCAGTTGCATGCAGAGGTCGTTGGCTGTGACGCCGCCGTCGACGCGCAGCCGGTCGAGTGCCGTGCCGCTGTCCTGCGCCATCGCCTCGACGACGTCGCGGGTCTGGTAGCAGATGGCTTCGAGCGCGGCCCGGGTGAGGTGCGCGGCGGTGTGGAAGCGGGACAGCCCGACGATCGCGCCGCGCGCGTCCGGCCGCCAGTAGGGGGCGAAGAGGCCGGAGAACGCCGGTACGAAGTAGACGCCCGCGCTGTCCTCGACCTGGCCGGCCACGGTTTCGCTGGCCGCCGCGGAGTCGAGGATGCCGAGCTGGTCGCGCAGCCACTGCACGGCCGCGCCGGCCGCCGCGATCGAGCCTTCCAGGGCGTACACGGGCTTCTCGTCGCCGAAGCGGTAGGCAACCGTGGTGATCAGCCCGTGACTCGACCACACCGGCGACGAGCCCGTGTTCATCAGCAGAAAACCGCCGGTCCCGTACGTGCATTTGGTGTCGCCGGGGTCGAAGCAGGTCTGCCCGAACAGCGCGGCCTGCTGGTCGCCGATCGCCGCGGCGATGGGCACTCCGGGCAATGCCTCGCCGTAGGTCTCGGCCGACGAGCGGATCGCGGGCAGCATGGCCCGCGGGATGTCGAAGTGCGCCAGCAGGTCGGGATCCCAGTCGAGGGTGCCGAGGTTCATCAGCATCGTGCGGCTGGCGTTCGTCACGTCGGTCAGATGCTTGCCGCCGGTCAGGTTCCAGATCAGCCAGCTGTCCATCGTCCCGAACAACACCTCGCCGCGGGTGGCGCGGGCCCTCAGACCGGGCATGTTGTCGAGCAGCCAGCGCACCTTCGTGGCCGAGAAGTAGGTGGCCAGGGGGAGCCCCGTACGCGAGCGGATCAGGGCACCGTCGAGCGTGTCGAGCATCGACGACGTCCGCGTGTCCTGCCAGACGATCGCCGGGGCCACGGGCGTACCGGAAGCTTTGTCCCAGAGCACGACGGTCTCGCGCTGGTTGGTCAGGCCGATCGCGGCCAGATCCGAGGGGACGAGCCCGGCGCCGGTCAGGGCCGCGTCGATCGTCTTGCGGGTGTTCTCCCAGATCTCGGTGGCGTCGTGCTCGACCCAGCCCGACGCCGGGAAGATCTGCCGGTGTTCGAGCTGGTGGCGGCCGATCTCGGCCCCGGACCGATCGAAGATCATGAAGCGGGTGCTGGTCGTGCCCTGATCGATCGCGCCGACGTACTGCTTCATGTGGTCGAAGTTAGGAAGGTTCGGCGGGGCCGACAACGGGTTGCGTGCGACAATGTCGCACGTGCCCGGCTTGATCCAGTCGATAGAGCGGTCGTCGGCCGTGCTGCGGCTGCTCGCCGCGGGCCGGCTGCGGGTCAAGGAGATCGCCGACGCGCTCGACCTGCCCAAGTCGACCGCGCACAGCATCCTGCGCACGCTCGAGCACATCGGCTTCGTCGAGCAGGACGAGCGGACCGCGCGCTACCGGCTCGGGCGCGGGCTGCTCGACCTGAGCGAGGGTGAGCTCGACCTCAACGAGCTGCGCGGGCGCGCGCTCAACTGGGCCGACGCGCTGGCCGCGCGCAGCGGCGAGGAGGTGCGCATCGGCGCCCTGCGCGACGGCCGGGTCGTTGTGGTGCACCACGTGTTCCGGCCGGACGACTCGATGCAGTCGCTGCAGACCGGCCACCTGTTGCCGCCGCACGCCACCGCGCTGGGCAAGGTGCTGCTGGCCTACAACGCGCCCGCGGTCGACGCCGCGGCGCGAGCGGGCCTGGAGGCGTACACGCGAAGGACTTTGACCTCGCCCCGTGATCTCGCGCGCTCGCTGACCGAGACACGCGAGCGGGGGTGGAGCCTGGCGGTCGAGGAGTGGGAGGCCGGCCGGGCCGGGATCGCGGCGCCCGTGCGCAGCTTCGGCGGGCTGGTGGTGGGCGCGATCGGCATCTCCGGACCGGTCGAGCGGCTGTGCGACACCCGGCGGCAGGCCCGTACGGCGCTGGTCGAACACGTGACCGCGACCGCCCGGTCGATCACGCGCGATCTGGCCGGCTCGTGAGCGAACGTTACGTCCTGGCCATCGATCAGGGCACCACGTCGACGCGGTGCATCCTGTTCGATCGGCGCGCGACGGTGGTCTCGGTGGTGCGCGGCGAGCATCGGCAGTCGTATCCGCGCCCCGGCTGGGTCGAGCACGACGCCGCGCGCATCTGGCGCGACGTGCAGCGCCTGATCGAGCGGGCGATGCGCGAGGCGGGCATCGGGCCGGCGCAGGTAGCAGCCATCGGCATCGCCAATCAGCGCGAGACCGTCGTGGTGTGGGACAAGGCTTCCGGTACGCCCGTGGCCCCCGCGATCGTCTGGCAGGACACGCGGACGTCGTCGTTGCTGGACACGCTGGACGGCTCGTTCGTCCGGGAACGGACCGGGTTGCCGCTGGCCGCCTACTTCTCGGCCACGAAGGTGCGCTGGCTGCTCGACAACACACCCGGCCTGCGGGCCCGCGCCACCCGCGGCGAGGTGTTGTTCGGGACGATGGACAGCTGGCTGATCTGGAACCTGACCGGCGGCAAGCATCTGACCGACGTGACGAACGCCAGCCGGACGATGCTGATGAATCTGGCCACGCTCTCCTGGGATCCGGATCTGCTGGACATGTTCGACATTCCGCGGGCCATGCTGCCGGAGATCCGGTCGTCGTCCGAGGTCTACGGGGAGGCGTTCGACGGGGTGCCGATCGCCGGGGTGCTCGGCGACCAGCAGGCCGCGCTGTTCGGGCAGACCTGCTTCGACCCCGGCGACACCAAATGCACGTACGGGACCGGCGGTTTTCTGCTGATGAACACGGGCTCGTCGCCGGTGTGGTCGAGTCACGGTCTCATCACCACGGTGGGCTACCAGATCGGGACGGGCCAGGTGGCGTACGCGCTGGAGGGGTCGATCGCCATCGCGGGCTCGCTGGTGCAGTGGGTACGCGACGGGCTCGGGCTGATCGGCACGGCCTCCGAGATCGAGACGCTGGCGGGCACGGTCGGTGACAACGGCGGGTGCTACATCGTGCCCGCGTTCTCCGGGCTGTACGCGCCGTACTGGGAAAGCGAGGCACGCGGAGTGATCGTGGGCCTCACCTCGTACATCACCAAGGGTCATCTCGCCCGCGCGGTGCTCGAGGCCACCGGGTGGCAGACACGCGACGTGGTCGACGCGATGAACGCGGACTCCGGGCTGGCCCTGACCGCCCTCAACGTCGACGGCGGCATGACTGCCGACAACCTGCTCATGCAGATCATCGCCGACTTCCTGCAAGTTCCCGTCGTACGGCCGATGGTGGCCGAGACGGTGTCGGTCGGCGCGGCCTACACGGCCGGGCTGGCCGTCGGCTACTGGTCGGATCTGCGCGACCTGCGGCACAACCGGCACTCGGCGGGGCGTTGGAAGCCGGGTCTGGACGAGGATCGGCGCGCTGCCGAGTACGCGAACTGGAAGCGCGCCGTCGAGTCGGCAGTGTTCTTCAGTCGGCGGCCCTGACGATCGCCACCGGGCACTCCGAGTCCCGGATCAGGGCCTGGCTCGTCGAGCCGAGCAGCAGGCCCGCCAGTTGGCCGCGCCCGCGCGAACCGACCACCACGAGCGCCGCGCCGGCCGTCTCGTGGCTGACGACCGACTCGGCGGGCCCCTCGACCAAGCGCTCGTACACGGCCACCAGCGGGAACGCCGACCGCAGGGGGGCCACGGCCTCGGTCAGCAGGCGCTGGGCCGCGGCCGCCCACTCCTCGCGCGACGCCGCGCCACCGGCTGCGGCAGCCAGCGTGCCCGCACCCGTCGGCACCAGCGGCTGCTGCCACGCGTGCACCGCGAACAGTGCGCACTCGCGCCGGGCGGCCTCCTGGAAGGCGAAGACCAGGGCCGGTTCGTTCGCGCGGGTGCCGTCGACCGCCACGACGACCGGGCCGACCGGGTCGGTGTCGCCGCGCACGACGACCACCGGGCATTCCGCCTCGGCGACCACCCGTACGGCGGTGGAGCCGGTCAGCGCGGCCGCGAACCACCCCCGGTCGCTCTCGCCCAGCACGAGCAGGGCCGACCCCTTCGACGCCCCGATCAGGGCCGGCACCCGGTCGCCCGGGACCTCGTACGCGGAGAAGTCGACGCCCGAACCGGCCTCGGCCACCGCGGCGTTGAGCACCCGCTCGCTGACGGCCACCGGCTCGTTCGTGCTCGCCGCGTAGATCACACGCAACGGCAGCCCGGTGTCGCGCGCGTGCCGCGCCGCCCACCGGACCGCCGCCGCGGCTCCGTCCGACCCGTCCACCCCGGCAACAACCGGCTCCCGTACGTTCATACTTCCTGTTTTGCCTGGTCGGCGTGTCGGACGTCCCTCAGTGAGATGACAGTTCCACGACGCTCCGAACTCGGGAGAACAGCCCGATCGGTCCTTGATAGAAGCCCCCGCCCCCGGTGCCGTCGTAGACCCGCACTGCCAGCACGTTAGTCGCACCCCAGCGCAGCAGGCCGTCCGCCGGGTAGTACTCGCGCGGCACCTCCCACGTCGAGTCGAAGGTGGGCGGAACCCTCCGGTACAGACGATCTCGACCCCGTTCAGGAAGATCTGATCCGCGTCGTCGATTTTGCCGAGCGCCGCCACGATCGCCGCGCCGGGCCGGGCCGGCAGCGTGAAGGTCCGGGGATGGCGATGGGCCGGGCGTGCGGCAAGCCGATCTATTCGACGGAAGCGTTCCGGAAGCTGTCTCCACCCAGATCTCCACCCTCTGCAGGTGTCGATTCCACCCGATGCGTTCGTAGCGTTCTGGGCATGAACGAGCCGAACACTCGTAGCAAGGCTGTTGTCGAAGCGACCAACTATCTGATCAATCGGCAGAAGACCAGGACCGGCCAGGTGGCCGGGGCTGTGGTGGGCAAGGTGCTCGATCAGGAGGGTGGAAAGTTGACCGGCCGCGTTGTTGTCGCGATCCTCGTCGTCCTGGCCGTGGTGGGTATCGCCTTCGTCGCCTACCGTTTGCTGGTGCTCGACCTGATCCTGACCGTGATCCGGGAACAGAACTGATGCTGCGCCGGCTGGCCCGGGGAAGTCTGCGCCTGTTGCGGGCCGACGACCCCGAGACGGGCTGGCTGGTGCGTATCGTCCTGACGGCGCTGTTCGTGTGGGCGCTGGCGTTGTGGCCGGCGATCGCTCCGGAGGTGCACCGGGCGCTCCTGCTGAGTTTCGCCGGCTGGGTCTTCTGGGTGGTCGCCGACCAGCGCCACCCTGTCCCGGCCCGGATCCTGCTGGCCCTGTCCACCCTGCTGCCGGCCGCGGTGTCCGCGCTGCCGCACAACGGGGCGGCTCATCTTTTCCTGTACGGGGCCCTGTTCACCTTTGTACTGCTGCCGCGCATGCCGTTGTGGGCGATCCTGGCCCTGACCGGTGCCCTGATCGTGGTGCTGCTGATCGCCTTGCACGTGGCCGGTAACGGGCCGACCGCGATGCTGACCCAGCCCGGCGTGGTCGTCGTGGTGGTGCTGGCCAGCCTGCACCGCCGGGAGCACCGCCTGCGGGCCGAGCAGACCGCGGAACTGCTCGCGCAGACGTCACGGGCGCAGGAGGCGCAGGCGCGCGCGGCCGCGCTGGACGAACGGGCGCGGATCGCGCGGGAACTGCACGATGTGCTCGCGCATTCGCTCGGCGCCCTGGGTGTGCAGCTCGAAGTGGCCGAGGCTCAGCTGACCGAACGCGGTGACGTGGAGGCGGCGGCGGAACGGGTGCGCCGGGCCCGGCGGCTGGCGGCGGACGGCATGGTCGAGGCGCGTTCGGCGGTCGCGGCGTTGCGGTCCGACGCGCCGCCGCTGGCTCGGGCGCTCGACAGCCTGGCCGGTGTGCACCGCGAGAACCACGCCGTCGAGGTGACGCTGCGCACCGACGGCCCCGCGCGGGCCTTGCCGTCGGCGGCCGAGGTGGCGTTGTTGCGCACCGCGCGTGAGGCGTTGACGAACGCGGCCAAGCACGCGCCGGGCGAACCGGTCACGTTGACGCTCGCCTACGCGGAGTCGGCAGTCCGGCTCGTCGTGGAAAATCCGGCGGGCTCACCGCGTACGGGGGAAAGCGGTTTTGGCCTGGTCGGCGCGCGGGAGCGCATCGCGCTGGTCGATGGCACCCTGGACGCGGGCGTCGTCGACGGCGCGTGGCGAGTCACCGCGGAGGTGCCGGGATGACCGACGAGCCGTTGCGCGTGCTGGTGGTGGACGATCAACAGCTCGTACGGGAGGGCCTGACCGCTCTTCTGGAACTGACCGGCGGTGTCGAGGTGGTCGGGTCGGCGGGCGACGGCGCGCGGGCGCTGGAACTGGTCGCCGAGCACCGCCCGGATGTGGTGCTGATGGATCTGAAGATGCCGGTGCTGGACGGCACGGCGGCGACCGCTCGCGTTCGGGCCGAGTTTCCCGAAGTCGCGGTCGTCGTGCTGACCACGTACGCCGACGACGAGTCGATCGCGGGGGCGCTCGCGGCGGGGGCCCGCGGCTACCTGACCAAGGACGCCGGTCGGGCCGAGATCACGATGGCGTTGCGGGCCGCGGCCGGCGGTCAAGCGCTGTTCGACCCGGCCGTGGCGGCCCGGCTGGCCGAGGCGATGAACCGTCCCGCGGCGCCGCCGGCCCGCGACAGCCTGCCCGACGGGCTCACCCAGCGCGAGGCCGAAGTGCTCGGCCAGATCGCCCGGGGCAGCACGAACGCCGAAATCGCGGCGGCCCTTTTCGTCGCCGAGACGACCGTGAAGACACACATCAACAACGCCTTCGCCAAGATCGGTGCGCGTAATCGCACCGAGGCGGCAAGCTATGCGCAGCGACAGGGCCTGACCTGAAAGGCAAAGCCATGGCGACGTGCACCCTCTGCCACCAAGACGTCCCCGATTCCGATCTGGCCGACCACGTCCGCAGGTCTCACCCCGACGCCGCCGAGGAAGGAATCTACGAATCCGACGGCGACATCATCGTGCAGGACGCCTCCTTGGAGCCGCTGGCCGAATACGACCCCGACCACGCCACCTGGCAACGCGACTAGCTCCCGAACTGTGCCGCTTCAACCCGCCGGCGGACCAGGGCCTCGTCGAACGGGACGGCGGCCGCTGCCGCGTGTTCCACGGCTGACTCGCGGACCAGCTCGGCGTCGTACGGCAATTGGTTGAGGTCGATGCGTGAGAGCAGTTTCTTGGTTATCGGCCGCTTGGAGTCCCAGAAAACCAGCGACTCGATCAGGTCGATACACGGTCGGCTGTTCAGCACGGCTGTCACCACCGCCGCCTCCACGCCGTCGAGGAACGGCAGGAAGTAGCAGGTGTCGTCGAGCACGACGGGCTGGTTGTTGAGCGGCGCGACCAACCGGAACACGGGTTTCTTGTGCAGCCCCGAGACGGCCACCTTGTACGGCGCGTACGTGTAGTCGCCGTGGCCGAAGACTGTGAAGCGGGGCCGGTTCCGATAGATCGAGGACCGGCGGCCGTCCAGCGTGGTGCCGTGCGCGTTCAGGTATTTCCACAGCGCGGGCGCGCTGAACTCGAGGGAGTCCGTTTCCGCGCCGAAGGTCTTCTGCGGGACGATCACCCATTTCGTCAGGTCGCGGTGACGCCCGCGGAAGACGTCGGTGCTTTTCAGGAACGGATGGACGAACTCGGGTTCCAGGTCGAGCACGACCCCGTTCCTGGTCGCCGGGGCCGGGGTCGCGGTCAACTCGAACACGCTGGACGCGTCGTGTTTCATGCCGGAGCGCCACTCGTACGGGGAAAGGCCGTCGGCGACCCGGACACCGCGGTAGCGATCCACATCGGAGACCAGGCGGCCGTCGACGACACCGAACCGGTTCCCGGCGGACTCCTCGGGGGCGAACACGTCGTCGTGAATCCGCGCGGTGTAGTCGGCCGGTCGGCTCGGGTCGACGCGTACGACGAACCAGCACGCGTCCACGCCGGCGCCGAACCACTTCTTCGAGTTGATGCGATAGACGTCCCCGCCGGCCAGTGGCATTCGCGTCGAGGCCGCCAGCTCCATGACGTTACGGACGACCTGTGTCTTGCACAGCATGCCCAGCGTGAACGGCTCCGATCGATACTCGGTCAAGACCTTGGTGATGATGTATTCGCAGACGTCGAAATTTGACGATCCGAGGACGGCGTCGATCCCCCGGACCCCTTTGATGTTCGCCTTGGCCGGAAGGTTGCTGGATTTCATCCGGTTGAGTTCCGCCGAGGTCACCCACGGCGGGTTCCCCACCACGAAAAGGGGGCCGTCCGTCGTCCAGGAGAAGAGGTCGGTCAGCCGGGTGCGAAAGATGTCGGCGACCTCGACCC from the Paractinoplanes abujensis genome contains:
- the sthA gene encoding Si-specific NAD(P)(+) transhydrogenase → MYDYDLLVLGSGPSGQKAAIAASKLGRRVGIVDRRDMIGGVCINTGTVPSKTLREAVLYLTGLSQRDLYGSSYRVKDEITVSDLAARTQHVISRQTDVIRNQLARNKVTMITGTGRFADANSIWIDGGSGRETKVSAEKIIIAAGTRPARPDSVDFDDRTIVDSDGVINLQSVPRSMVVVGAGVIGMEYASMFAALGTKVTVVERREQMLDFCDDEIIESLKYHLRDLSVTFRFGEEVAAVERHQTAALCILKSGKKIVADTVMYSAGRQGQTDDLALEAAGLQADRRGRIEVDSNYRTAVDNIYAVGDVIGFPALASTSMEQGRLAAHHACGEPAREMHQLQPIGIYTIPEISFVGKTEDELTEAATPFEVGIARYRELARGQIVGDSYGMLKLLVAPDTGKLLGVHVFGTGATEIVHIGQAVMGCGGTVDYLVDTVFNYPTLSEAYKVAALDAANKIRNITRIDG
- a CDS encoding glycerol-3-phosphate dehydrogenase/oxidase, whose amino-acid sequence is MQTGLISPQTRADALTAMSTGDELDVLVVGAGVVGAGSALDAATRGLNVGLIEARDFASGTSSRSSKLIHGGLRYLEMLDFSLVREALRERGLLLQRLAPHLVRPVPFLYPLRHRAWERLYAGAGVALYDVLALSGWGAGLPRHRHLTKTEAMKAFPSLRPDSLVGAIRYYDAQVDDARHTMFLVRTATAYGAKVAARTEVTGFLRADDRVVGVRARDLETGRDLEIRAKVVINATGVWTGDSQALLAGLAPQFGVTASKGIHLVVPRDRISGGTGMILRTATSVLFVIPWDRHWIIGTTDTAWTLDKAHPSASGRDVDYLLTEVNKALATPLTRDDVQGVYAGLRPLLSAEAATTAKLSREHAVGTPVPGLVVVAGGKYTTYRVMAKDAVDAAAHQLQTPVPPSCTDQVPLLGAVGYKAAWNRRATLARQAGLQVAQLEHLLRRYGTLVDELLASIASDPALATPVPGAPDYLMAELLYAATHEGARHLEDVLTRRTRISIETPDRGITAARAAAPLLASALGWAGAETARELAAYESRVAAERAAQEQPDDESADATRRDALEAVPLTTSAA
- the glpK gene encoding glycerol kinase GlpK; translation: MKQYVGAIDQGTTSTRFMIFDRSGAEIGRHQLEHRQIFPASGWVEHDATEIWENTRKTIDAALTGAGLVPSDLAAIGLTNQRETVVLWDKASGTPVAPAIVWQDTRTSSMLDTLDGALIRSRTGLPLATYFSATKVRWLLDNMPGLRARATRGEVLFGTMDSWLIWNLTGGKHLTDVTNASRTMLMNLGTLDWDPDLLAHFDIPRAMLPAIRSSAETYGEALPGVPIAAAIGDQQAALFGQTCFDPGDTKCTYGTGGFLLMNTGSSPVWSSHGLITTVAYRFGDEKPVYALEGSIAAAGAAVQWLRDQLGILDSAAASETVAGQVEDSAGVYFVPAFSGLFAPYWRPDARGAIVGLSRFHTAAHLTRAALEAICYQTRDVVEAMAQDSGTALDRLRVDGGVTANDLCMQLQADILGVPVSRPAVAETTALGAAYAAGLAVGFWESVGDLRANWREDRRWQPTWTAERRSEGVTRWRAAVDRTLDWTM
- a CDS encoding IclR family transcriptional regulator gives rise to the protein MPGLIQSIERSSAVLRLLAAGRLRVKEIADALDLPKSTAHSILRTLEHIGFVEQDERTARYRLGRGLLDLSEGELDLNELRGRALNWADALAARSGEEVRIGALRDGRVVVVHHVFRPDDSMQSLQTGHLLPPHATALGKVLLAYNAPAVDAAARAGLEAYTRRTLTSPRDLARSLTETRERGWSLAVEEWEAGRAGIAAPVRSFGGLVVGAIGISGPVERLCDTRRQARTALVEHVTATARSITRDLAGS
- the glpK gene encoding glycerol kinase GlpK, with the protein product MSERYVLAIDQGTTSTRCILFDRRATVVSVVRGEHRQSYPRPGWVEHDAARIWRDVQRLIERAMREAGIGPAQVAAIGIANQRETVVVWDKASGTPVAPAIVWQDTRTSSLLDTLDGSFVRERTGLPLAAYFSATKVRWLLDNTPGLRARATRGEVLFGTMDSWLIWNLTGGKHLTDVTNASRTMLMNLATLSWDPDLLDMFDIPRAMLPEIRSSSEVYGEAFDGVPIAGVLGDQQAALFGQTCFDPGDTKCTYGTGGFLLMNTGSSPVWSSHGLITTVGYQIGTGQVAYALEGSIAIAGSLVQWVRDGLGLIGTASEIETLAGTVGDNGGCYIVPAFSGLYAPYWESEARGVIVGLTSYITKGHLARAVLEATGWQTRDVVDAMNADSGLALTALNVDGGMTADNLLMQIIADFLQVPVVRPMVAETVSVGAAYTAGLAVGYWSDLRDLRHNRHSAGRWKPGLDEDRRAAEYANWKRAVESAVFFSRRP
- a CDS encoding universal stress protein; the encoded protein is MNVREPVVAGVDGSDGAAAAVRWAARHARDTGLPLRVIYAASTNEPVAVSERVLNAAVAEAGSGVDFSAYEVPGDRVPALIGASKGSALLVLGESDRGWFAAALTGSTAVRVVAEAECPVVVVRGDTDPVGPVVVAVDGTRANEPALVFAFQEAARRECALFAVHAWQQPLVPTGAGTLAAAAGGAASREEWAAAAQRLLTEAVAPLRSAFPLVAVYERLVEGPAESVVSHETAGAALVVVGSRGRGQLAGLLLGSTSQALIRDSECPVAIVRAAD
- a CDS encoding sensor histidine kinase, producing the protein MLRRLARGSLRLLRADDPETGWLVRIVLTALFVWALALWPAIAPEVHRALLLSFAGWVFWVVADQRHPVPARILLALSTLLPAAVSALPHNGAAHLFLYGALFTFVLLPRMPLWAILALTGALIVVLLIALHVAGNGPTAMLTQPGVVVVVVLASLHRREHRLRAEQTAELLAQTSRAQEAQARAAALDERARIARELHDVLAHSLGALGVQLEVAEAQLTERGDVEAAAERVRRARRLAADGMVEARSAVAALRSDAPPLARALDSLAGVHRENHAVEVTLRTDGPARALPSAAEVALLRTAREALTNAAKHAPGEPVTLTLAYAESAVRLVVENPAGSPRTGESGFGLVGARERIALVDGTLDAGVVDGAWRVTAEVPG